In Nostoc sp. GT001, a genomic segment contains:
- the nblS gene encoding two-component system sensor histidine kinase NblS: protein MLNLLKTIRHAIASWWSEFTLQTKLLAVATMVVSLVMSGLTFWAVNTIQQDARMNDTRFGRDLGLLLAANVAPLVADNNLTEVAQFSQRFYSSTSSVRYMLYADETGEIFFGIPFWEAEVENSLTIKRRIQLPDDYPGGDGEKPMVRQHMTPDGTVTDVFIPLIVNKKYLGVLAIGINPNQTAVISTNFTRDVTIAVFITIWVMVILAGVINALTITKPIKELLVGVKQIATGNFKQRIDLPLGGELGELILSFNEMGERLERYEEQNIEELTAEKAKLETLVSTIADGAVLIDNNMQVILVNPTAERIFGWEAANVVGCNVLHHLPASVQIEITRPLYEMAAGECESAEFRIFINQPIPRTIRILLTTVLNVQRESIKGIAITIQDITREVELNEAKSQFISNVSHELRTPLFNIKTYIETLHDYGEDLALQERQEFLQTVNHETDRLTRLVNDVLDLSKLESGRNYSFDGVDLAQAIEQTLRTYQLNAKDKGVELVQEVAPNLPLVLGNYDLLVQVFGNLIGNALKFTKVDGKVAIRAYQLDFKPSHTESAPVRIEISDTGIGIATEDQHSIFERFFRVENRVHTLEGTGLGLSIVRNIIDRHRSKVHLVSEVGIGTTFWFDLATFEEKAPPIQVEPIAEASKIITA from the coding sequence ATGCTAAATCTGTTAAAAACAATTCGACATGCGATCGCAAGTTGGTGGTCGGAGTTCACTCTCCAGACTAAACTGCTGGCTGTAGCTACAATGGTAGTTTCGTTGGTAATGAGTGGTTTGACCTTCTGGGCTGTGAATACAATTCAGCAGGATGCGCGGATGAATGACACCCGCTTTGGTCGTGATTTAGGGCTGTTACTTGCTGCCAACGTTGCCCCTCTAGTCGCGGACAATAATCTCACCGAAGTTGCCCAATTTTCCCAACGCTTCTATAGCAGCACCTCTAGCGTGCGTTATATGCTCTACGCCGATGAAACCGGGGAAATCTTTTTCGGCATTCCTTTTTGGGAAGCTGAGGTAGAAAACTCTCTCACCATTAAACGGCGGATACAACTGCCAGATGATTACCCTGGTGGTGATGGGGAAAAGCCGATGGTGCGGCAACACATGACCCCAGATGGAACAGTCACCGATGTATTTATTCCCCTGATCGTCAATAAAAAATACTTAGGTGTATTAGCGATCGGGATCAACCCCAATCAGACCGCTGTTATCTCCACCAATTTTACCCGCGATGTCACCATTGCCGTTTTTATCACAATTTGGGTAATGGTGATTTTGGCCGGAGTGATTAATGCCTTAACCATTACCAAGCCCATTAAAGAACTACTGGTGGGGGTGAAGCAAATTGCTACCGGGAATTTCAAGCAGCGTATTGATTTACCTTTAGGGGGCGAACTAGGGGAATTAATTTTAAGCTTTAATGAAATGGGAGAGCGATTAGAACGCTATGAAGAACAAAATATTGAGGAACTAACCGCAGAAAAAGCCAAGCTAGAAACCCTAGTTTCCACGATCGCAGATGGGGCTGTATTGATTGATAACAACATGCAGGTGATTTTAGTCAACCCCACAGCAGAGCGAATTTTTGGCTGGGAAGCCGCTAATGTAGTAGGTTGCAATGTCTTGCATCACTTGCCAGCATCAGTACAAATCGAAATCACCCGTCCCTTGTACGAAATGGCAGCAGGGGAATGCGAAAGCGCCGAATTCCGAATTTTTATTAACCAACCCATCCCACGGACGATTCGCATTCTCTTGACTACAGTACTCAACGTGCAAAGAGAAAGTATCAAAGGTATTGCGATTACTATTCAAGATATAACCCGTGAAGTCGAACTAAACGAGGCAAAAAGTCAATTTATCAGCAACGTTTCTCACGAACTGCGAACGCCTCTATTCAACATTAAAACCTATATTGAAACCCTGCACGACTACGGCGAAGACTTAGCTTTACAAGAACGGCAAGAGTTTCTGCAAACAGTCAACCATGAAACCGATCGCCTAACCCGCCTAGTTAATGATGTTTTAGATTTGTCAAAACTCGAATCTGGTCGCAACTACAGCTTCGATGGCGTAGATTTAGCCCAAGCGATCGAGCAAACCCTGCGTACTTACCAACTCAATGCAAAAGATAAAGGTGTTGAACTTGTTCAGGAAGTTGCCCCTAATTTGCCGCTAGTATTAGGTAATTACGATCTGTTAGTACAAGTGTTTGGCAACCTGATTGGTAATGCCCTTAAATTCACCAAAGTCGATGGTAAAGTAGCAATCCGCGCCTACCAACTAGATTTCAAACCCAGTCACACCGAATCTGCTCCAGTGCGGATTGAAATTTCCGATACTGGAATTGGCATCGCTACAGAAGATCAGCACTCAATTTTTGAACGCTTCTTTCGCGTAGAAAACCGAGTTCACACCCTAGAAGGCACGGGTTTAGGTTTATCGATTGTTAGAAATATCATCGACAGACATCGTAGTAAAGTCCATCTAGTGAGTGAAGTCGGCATTGGTACTACCTTTTGGTTCGACTTAGCCACCTTTGAAGAAAAAGCGCCACCGATACAAGTTGAACCTATCGCAGAAGCATCCAAAATTATCACAGCTTAA
- a CDS encoding element excision factor XisH family protein, with amino-acid sequence MPKLDIIHNAVKNALIKDGWVITDDPYVIQYRRTTLYADLGAERPIGAERDGQKLVGKMANALLV; translated from the coding sequence ATGCCCAAGTTAGACATTATCCATAATGCGGTAAAAAACGCACTCATCAAGGACGGTTGGGTGATTACAGACGACCCCTACGTAATTCAGTATCGAAGAACAACTTTATACGCCGATCTCGGTGCTGAACGCCCAATTGGGGCTGAACGAGATGGGCAAAAACTTGTTGGCAAAATGGCGAACGCATTACTGGTATGA
- the purD gene encoding phosphoribosylamine--glycine ligase, with product MKVLVVGNGGREHALVWKLLQSKQIEQVVCVPGNGGTASMERCQNLSLAVDDFEGMSRYALEHGITLVIVGPEVPLSKGITDYLQDKGLMVFGPVRAGAQIEASKAWAKALMQEAGIPTARAAVFTEAAAAKSYVKSQGAPIVVKADGLAAGKGVTVAETVAQAESAIDAIFQGQFGSAGEFVVIEECLIGQEVSVLALTDGLTIRPLLPAQDHKRIGDGDTGENTGGMGAYSPAPIATPELMARIQTEVLERAIATLRAKGIDYRGVLYAGLMIAPDGDLKVLEFNCRFGDPETQVILPLLETPLEELILACVQQRLSELPPIAWKGGACATVVAASGGYPGEYEKGQVITGIKQAEAAGATVFHAGTKLNQQQEIVTDGGRVLNVTGIGENFEQAIAQAYASIKHIQFQGMYYRRDIGHRVASGKQGKQTP from the coding sequence GTGAAAGTTTTAGTTGTCGGTAATGGGGGGCGCGAACACGCTCTGGTATGGAAACTGTTGCAATCTAAGCAAATTGAGCAAGTTGTCTGTGTACCAGGGAATGGGGGCACAGCAAGTATGGAACGTTGCCAGAACTTGTCTTTAGCTGTAGATGATTTTGAGGGGATGAGCCGATATGCTCTAGAACATGGCATAACTCTAGTGATAGTTGGGCCAGAAGTCCCCCTCTCTAAGGGAATCACAGATTACCTCCAAGATAAAGGATTGATGGTATTTGGCCCAGTCAGAGCCGGAGCGCAAATTGAGGCGAGTAAAGCTTGGGCAAAAGCCTTGATGCAAGAAGCAGGGATTCCGACGGCACGGGCTGCGGTATTTACGGAAGCTGCGGCAGCAAAATCTTACGTCAAATCTCAGGGAGCGCCAATTGTTGTTAAAGCTGATGGCTTGGCCGCTGGTAAGGGTGTAACGGTAGCTGAAACAGTTGCACAGGCAGAAAGTGCCATTGATGCAATTTTTCAAGGACAATTTGGCAGTGCTGGTGAATTTGTCGTCATTGAAGAATGTTTGATTGGGCAAGAGGTGTCAGTTTTAGCGTTGACTGATGGGTTAACAATTAGACCCTTGTTGCCAGCTCAAGATCATAAGCGAATTGGTGACGGCGATACGGGCGAAAATACTGGCGGGATGGGAGCATACAGCCCAGCACCCATCGCTACACCAGAGTTGATGGCACGCATTCAAACAGAAGTATTAGAAAGAGCGATCGCCACCTTACGAGCTAAAGGCATTGACTACCGAGGTGTACTGTATGCTGGATTAATGATTGCACCCGATGGCGACTTGAAGGTTTTGGAATTTAACTGTCGCTTTGGCGATCCCGAAACCCAGGTGATTTTGCCACTGTTAGAAACACCCCTAGAAGAGTTGATTCTAGCCTGTGTACAGCAGCGTTTAAGTGAATTGCCGCCCATTGCTTGGAAAGGGGGAGCATGTGCAACTGTTGTTGCCGCTTCTGGTGGTTATCCAGGAGAATATGAGAAGGGGCAGGTGATTACTGGCATTAAGCAAGCAGAGGCAGCAGGAGCAACTGTATTTCATGCAGGGACGAAATTGAACCAGCAACAAGAAATAGTCACAGATGGGGGTCGAGTATTAAATGTGACTGGAATCGGAGAAAATTTTGAGCAAGCGATCGCTCAAGCCTACGCTAGTATCAAACATATCCAGTTTCAGGGGATGTATTACCGGAGAGATATCGGCCATAGAGTAGCGAGTGGGAAGCAGGGGAAGCAAACCCCATAA
- a CDS encoding NAD-dependent epimerase/dehydratase family protein, with protein MAKIIVTGVAGFIGSHLAERLLQQGNEVIGIDEFNDYYDPMLKRNNIAHLYRLPGFALIEGDMQFLDWQKLLQDVDVVYHQAAQAGVRASWGKAFRGYTERNVNATQVLLEAAKDAKDLKRLVFASSSSVYGDAETLPTHERICPQPVSPYGITKLAAEFLCELYYKNFGVPCVTLRYFTVYGPKQRPDMAFHKFFQSILHNEAIPIYGDGQQTREFTFVSDIVAANLAAATASQAVGEIFNIGGGSRVVLAEVLDTIEEIVGKPIKRNHIEKAMGDARHTAADVSKAQKILGYQPQVSLKEGLTQEWEWVKSLYSLSS; from the coding sequence ATGGCTAAAATTATCGTTACTGGAGTCGCAGGTTTTATTGGTTCTCATCTTGCAGAAAGATTGTTACAACAAGGAAATGAAGTAATCGGGATTGATGAATTTAATGATTATTACGATCCGATGTTAAAGCGAAACAATATTGCACATTTGTATCGTTTACCTGGTTTTGCATTAATTGAAGGAGATATGCAGTTTTTAGATTGGCAGAAACTCTTACAAGATGTTGATGTAGTTTACCATCAAGCGGCACAAGCAGGGGTCAGAGCAAGTTGGGGTAAAGCTTTTCGAGGCTATACAGAACGAAATGTTAACGCTACACAAGTTTTGCTGGAAGCAGCTAAGGATGCTAAAGACCTTAAAAGATTAGTTTTTGCCTCTTCATCAAGTGTATATGGTGATGCAGAAACATTACCTACCCATGAGAGGATTTGTCCTCAACCGGTTTCTCCTTACGGCATTACAAAGCTAGCAGCAGAGTTTTTGTGTGAACTGTATTACAAGAACTTTGGTGTGCCCTGTGTGACATTGCGCTATTTCACAGTTTATGGCCCCAAACAGCGCCCAGATATGGCATTTCATAAGTTCTTTCAATCCATTTTGCACAATGAGGCGATTCCTATTTACGGCGATGGCCAGCAAACGCGGGAGTTTACGTTTGTTAGTGATATTGTCGCCGCTAATTTAGCCGCCGCTACGGCATCTCAAGCAGTGGGAGAAATCTTTAATATCGGTGGTGGTAGCAGGGTAGTTTTAGCAGAAGTTTTAGATACGATTGAAGAAATTGTTGGGAAGCCAATTAAAAGAAACCACATAGAAAAAGCGATGGGAGACGCGCGCCACACGGCGGCTGATGTATCTAAAGCGCAGAAAATTCTTGGATATCAGCCGCAAGTCTCCCTAAAAGAGGGTTTGACGCAGGAATGGGAGTGGGTAAAATCTTTGTATTCCTTATCTTCCTAA
- a CDS encoding DUF2157 domain-containing protein, translating to MSSPLERPLKIEIRLPSSHPQLLEGLDIWLRLGLISDAQVRQLCREFLVCAVVLQPQAEAQTKVVFATSDPVQQLPIAALQSSSGKQLQQKPAKPNFIGTMLQSLGAELSVRWLLFLGVFLVVVSSGVLAASQWARFPAAGQYGVLFAYTLSFWGLSFWATRQNNLRLTAQTLLIATLLLVPVNFWAMDSFKLWQNPVDWIVVAIACPTLTAITVLLSKNRTIFTNLHPGKLPLVNILGLSYLHWGWQLKGFPLIAVYLATIATTIITVYHNLFQQPHTVSDDRRKLSISLPAAVIIYSLIILLVRAIFVTKVDIAPLGLAIGICGWLMTWLAQQGGRGAGSRGAGEVTLIFPSSPSSLLLWERLGAILLFLGWVVSVVNYPWQAIAVSGLGLWFVGSRLQRYSLKRDFAGVFVIGLETILLGWRLVPDNLQKLVIATSTQLTNSQNQPWALLGIALFPYVILMVALTDNLYRRQKRELAKFGELLTLLFGTVLTTIAIVNPPLRSLNLLLSTATLAFVTQRRSPSSLPLVYLTHIMGMLTFCFTINWLFPSLSQQVWASILLALMVAEWRFSLQEGLWQRSAWDIGLGLAAASFFLLWMNAESSWYGITDNRSDWGVLWLVTPLALTGVANAAIIERRITSRYLSVLAVIIAQLLTLQLPGIRLIGLAVGAGLMFANTRYLRNQVSAVITEGFVLSFIGALLWTGVPGLPRLAAAGWFVVGAIATLSLWLARTLRRRSVTTVLNRRGNELAIIYAAASNKWAIALCSVELLSLTLHSVLIYQGFTTSGFLFLIATVITLAAIVYRSWREPTNWAFYSIGWCLELLIAQVLGLGEHSIVRIAFANIALGLITQLVGEWWRRRHQLERLPSSLHILPLIYGAFSVLLRLNTFTEWTGLYSLGVALIIIGVGRRHESFKPLLYLGIIGVSISAYELLFYQMSQASGGALGDGLIAMSTLGASIMYAYRILSPRLVSYLHLTPQELKRIAHIHWVWSSCLLMAAIPLPIAVNRLVGLGTGVFLIRYAIFQGRNLRTSPSILGRITIAEMWVYLGLLEVASMRIYWRETAVGRFWAGPLVPWNGAIACVVAYFLYILPWESWGWSKRPWQQAAYITPLIILWETRLQTYPITLVLAAGFYIFLAKVGENIRFTYISVALIDWALYRWFDSLRLTDTLWYVTPIGFSLLYIAQVDTQLKLPQYKTSRHILRVLGSGLICGWAILFHQNAAWIPGILSLIAIFAGLALRVRAFLYIGTATFLITTIYQSVIFSLQYSFLKWVVGLLVGILLIYIAANFETRRAQITSLIRSAIDEFQSWE from the coding sequence ATGTCATCGCCCCTTGAGCGCCCGCTAAAAATTGAAATCAGACTACCATCTTCCCATCCTCAGTTATTAGAAGGACTGGATATATGGCTGCGTTTAGGTCTAATATCTGATGCCCAAGTCAGGCAGTTATGCCGAGAGTTTCTGGTGTGTGCGGTGGTGTTGCAACCTCAAGCTGAAGCTCAAACAAAGGTAGTATTTGCAACTTCCGACCCCGTGCAGCAGTTGCCCATCGCAGCTTTACAATCTAGTAGCGGTAAACAACTACAACAAAAACCAGCTAAACCCAACTTCATCGGCACAATGTTGCAGTCCTTGGGAGCAGAACTTAGTGTCCGTTGGCTACTTTTTCTAGGGGTTTTCCTGGTAGTCGTATCTTCTGGGGTACTGGCTGCTAGTCAATGGGCAAGGTTTCCCGCTGCTGGACAGTACGGGGTTTTATTTGCTTATACTTTGAGTTTTTGGGGATTAAGCTTTTGGGCAACTAGGCAAAATAACCTCAGATTGACGGCTCAGACATTGCTGATTGCCACTCTTTTGTTGGTTCCAGTGAATTTTTGGGCAATGGATAGCTTTAAATTGTGGCAAAATCCTGTGGATTGGATTGTAGTTGCGATCGCCTGTCCTACCCTGACTGCTATAACTGTTTTACTCTCCAAAAATCGGACTATTTTTACCAATTTACATCCTGGCAAATTACCTCTGGTAAATATTCTAGGGCTGAGTTATTTGCATTGGGGTTGGCAGTTAAAAGGATTTCCTTTAATTGCTGTTTATCTGGCAACGATCGCCACAACTATCATTACTGTTTATCACAATCTTTTCCAACAGCCTCATACTGTCAGCGATGATCGCCGTAAGCTAAGTATTAGTTTACCTGCCGCTGTAATTATTTATTCTTTAATAATATTGTTGGTGCGGGCGATTTTTGTTACCAAGGTAGATATCGCACCGTTGGGGTTAGCTATTGGCATTTGCGGGTGGTTGATGACTTGGTTAGCACAGCAGGGAGGTAGGGGAGCGGGGAGCAGGGGAGCAGGGGAAGTAACATTAATATTCCCATCATCTCCCTCATCCCTCTTACTCTGGGAAAGACTCGGCGCAATTTTACTCTTCCTGGGTTGGGTGGTATCGGTAGTAAATTATCCTTGGCAAGCAATAGCTGTCAGTGGTTTGGGTTTGTGGTTTGTGGGGAGTCGCTTGCAACGGTACAGTTTAAAGCGAGACTTTGCAGGGGTTTTCGTCATCGGCTTAGAGACGATTTTGCTGGGTTGGCGATTAGTACCCGATAACTTACAGAAATTAGTGATCGCAACTAGTACTCAACTCACCAATTCTCAAAATCAACCTTGGGCGCTACTGGGTATAGCTTTATTTCCCTACGTAATTTTGATGGTGGCGCTTACAGATAATTTGTATCGCCGCCAAAAGCGAGAATTAGCTAAATTTGGCGAACTGCTCACCCTGTTATTTGGAACTGTTTTAACAACGATCGCTATCGTAAATCCCCCATTGCGATCGCTAAATCTGCTACTTTCTACCGCCACTCTGGCATTCGTTACTCAACGCCGCTCCCCCTCATCTCTTCCCCTGGTATACCTAACTCACATCATGGGGATGCTGACGTTTTGCTTTACCATTAATTGGTTATTCCCCAGCCTGAGTCAACAAGTTTGGGCAAGTATTTTATTGGCTCTCATGGTTGCAGAATGGCGATTTAGCTTGCAGGAAGGACTATGGCAACGTAGCGCATGGGATATCGGTTTAGGATTAGCCGCAGCGAGTTTTTTCCTCTTGTGGATGAATGCAGAATCATCTTGGTATGGCATTACTGATAACCGATCTGATTGGGGAGTTTTATGGCTAGTTACGCCTTTAGCTCTCACAGGTGTTGCCAATGCCGCAATTATAGAGCGGCGGATTACTAGCCGTTACTTGAGTGTCTTGGCTGTGATAATTGCCCAGCTACTAACTTTACAACTACCAGGAATCAGATTAATTGGTTTAGCTGTAGGTGCTGGATTGATGTTTGCAAATACGCGCTATTTGCGAAACCAAGTATCTGCGGTAATTACAGAAGGATTTGTTTTAAGTTTCATTGGGGCGCTGCTGTGGACAGGTGTGCCTGGTTTGCCTCGCCTAGCGGCAGCAGGTTGGTTTGTTGTAGGAGCGATCGCAACTCTAAGTTTATGGTTAGCGCGGACACTTCGGCGCCGCTCAGTGACCACTGTTTTAAATCGACGCGGTAACGAATTAGCAATTATCTATGCAGCCGCTAGCAATAAATGGGCGATCGCTTTGTGTAGTGTTGAATTATTAAGTTTGACGCTGCACTCAGTGCTGATTTACCAAGGGTTTACGACTTCAGGATTTTTGTTCTTAATTGCCACTGTAATCACCTTGGCAGCCATTGTTTATCGCAGTTGGCGCGAACCAACAAATTGGGCATTTTATAGTATCGGTTGGTGTTTAGAATTGTTGATTGCTCAGGTGTTAGGGTTGGGGGAACATTCAATTGTGAGAATTGCGTTCGCAAACATCGCTTTGGGTTTAATTACTCAACTTGTCGGCGAGTGGTGGCGGCGACGACATCAATTAGAAAGGTTGCCTAGCAGTCTTCATATTTTGCCATTAATTTATGGTGCATTCAGTGTGTTGCTGCGTTTGAACACCTTCACCGAGTGGACAGGTTTGTATTCCTTGGGTGTAGCTTTAATTATTATTGGCGTAGGGCGACGGCACGAGAGCTTCAAACCCTTGCTGTATTTAGGAATTATTGGCGTATCAATTTCTGCTTATGAACTTTTGTTCTATCAAATGTCACAAGCTTCAGGAGGAGCATTAGGTGATGGATTGATTGCCATGTCTACCCTTGGCGCGAGTATCATGTATGCTTACCGCATTTTGTCGCCAAGGCTTGTCAGCTACTTACACCTAACTCCTCAAGAATTGAAAAGAATTGCCCATATTCACTGGGTTTGGAGTAGCTGTTTATTAATGGCTGCTATTCCTCTTCCCATTGCAGTTAACCGTTTGGTGGGATTGGGAACTGGAGTATTTTTGATTCGCTACGCCATCTTTCAGGGACGCAATTTACGCACTTCCCCCAGCATCTTGGGAAGAATTACAATCGCCGAGATGTGGGTTTACCTTGGCTTATTAGAGGTAGCTAGCATGAGAATTTATTGGCGAGAGACAGCAGTAGGGCGATTTTGGGCTGGGCCATTAGTTCCTTGGAATGGTGCGATCGCTTGTGTGGTAGCCTACTTTTTGTACATTCTACCTTGGGAAAGTTGGGGTTGGTCTAAAAGACCTTGGCAACAAGCTGCATACATCACACCACTGATAATTTTATGGGAAACCAGACTGCAAACTTACCCCATTACCTTAGTACTCGCAGCTGGGTTTTACATCTTTTTAGCAAAAGTGGGTGAAAATATCCGTTTCACTTATATTAGTGTGGCGTTGATTGATTGGGCACTTTATCGCTGGTTTGATTCCTTACGCCTAACTGATACTTTGTGGTATGTAACACCAATTGGGTTCTCACTGCTTTATATTGCTCAAGTAGATACCCAACTGAAGTTACCACAGTACAAAACATCTCGTCATATTCTGAGAGTGCTAGGTAGTGGTTTAATTTGTGGATGGGCAATTTTATTTCATCAAAACGCAGCTTGGATACCGGGGATTTTGAGTCTCATCGCCATTTTTGCCGGATTAGCTTTGCGAGTACGAGCTTTTCTCTACATTGGTACAGCCACTTTTTTAATTACGACAATCTATCAATCGGTAATTTTCAGCTTACAGTACTCGTTTTTAAAATGGGTTGTTGGCTTGCTAGTTGGCATTTTATTGATTTACATCGCCGCTAATTTTGAAACCCGTCGCGCTCAAATAACTTCCTTAATTCGTAGCGCCATTGATGAATTTCAATCATGGGAATAG
- a CDS encoding glycosyltransferase family 39 protein: MKKQLSQKWTISKYWLRFLIIILLVIGVFFRFVNIDKKIYWGDEVLSSLRISGYQLLEIKTQLSNGRLIGIEDLHKYQYPNPEKNVIDTIKGLILEDSQILPLYILMTRFWVECFGNSIAAIRSFSAFISLLTFPCLYWLCQELFESSLVGWIAIGLVAISPIHIVYAQEARSYSLGIVAILMSSVALLRAIRLQTKVSWCIYVATLSIGFYTHLFFTLVAFAQGIYVITIERFRLSKTSIYYLLSLLTGFISFVPWIWIIITNPQPEAVTWANTKQTLFMSATRWAGIFSRAFLDLGTSPNDPEKLKFILIPFILIILALISYSIYVVCRITSKKVWLFVLTLIGSLGVPLLITDFVFQKRFATSRYTLPSVLGIQLAVAYLFTTKIASISTKAWQKKFWSLVAFMVIMGEVVSCMVHSQAQIWWNQFPDKYQEYPKIANIVNQGKKPLLISDEDNIIPPLQVLSNLIDPKAKFQIVGKNQLPEITNGFSDIFLFLFEPSDFLKAGVEKVYNSKLQQVEDFLWKITKSN; the protein is encoded by the coding sequence ATGAAAAAGCAATTATCACAGAAATGGACTATTTCTAAATATTGGTTACGCTTTTTAATTATCATCCTATTAGTAATAGGTGTGTTTTTTCGTTTCGTCAATATTGACAAAAAAATTTATTGGGGTGATGAAGTTTTGTCATCATTACGCATATCTGGCTATCAGCTGTTGGAAATAAAAACGCAATTAAGTAATGGTCGTTTGATTGGCATAGAAGATTTACATAAATACCAGTATCCTAATCCTGAAAAAAATGTAATTGATACAATTAAAGGGCTGATTTTAGAAGACTCACAGATATTGCCACTATATATCTTGATGACCAGGTTTTGGGTAGAGTGCTTTGGCAATTCTATAGCAGCGATCAGAAGTTTTTCGGCATTTATTAGTCTGCTTACCTTTCCTTGTCTTTATTGGCTATGTCAAGAATTATTTGAGTCTTCACTAGTTGGGTGGATAGCCATCGGGTTAGTAGCCATTTCACCTATTCATATCGTGTATGCACAAGAAGCGCGATCGTACAGTTTAGGGATAGTAGCCATCTTAATGTCGAGCGTAGCACTGCTGCGAGCCATACGCCTTCAAACAAAAGTTAGTTGGTGCATTTATGTAGCAACATTATCAATAGGGTTTTATACTCATCTATTTTTTACCTTGGTTGCTTTTGCACAGGGAATTTATGTAATTACAATCGAACGCTTTCGATTGAGTAAAACATCGATTTACTATCTGCTATCATTGCTTACGGGGTTTATAAGTTTTGTACCTTGGATTTGGATTATTATTACCAATCCTCAGCCAGAAGCAGTCACTTGGGCGAATACTAAACAAACATTATTTATGTCAGCTACAAGGTGGGCTGGCATCTTTAGTCGTGCTTTTCTTGATTTAGGTACTAGTCCTAACGATCCTGAAAAACTGAAGTTTATCTTAATTCCTTTTATTTTAATTATTTTAGCTTTAATCAGTTACTCAATTTATGTTGTGTGTCGAATAACCTCTAAAAAAGTTTGGTTATTTGTCTTAACCTTGATTGGATCTTTAGGGGTTCCTTTACTGATAACAGATTTCGTATTTCAAAAACGATTTGCGACTAGTCGATATACACTTCCTTCAGTTTTAGGTATACAGTTAGCTGTGGCTTACCTATTTACAACTAAGATCGCGTCTATTTCTACTAAAGCTTGGCAAAAAAAGTTTTGGTCGCTTGTAGCGTTTATGGTGATTATGGGCGAAGTTGTATCTTGCATGGTTCACTCTCAAGCGCAGATTTGGTGGAACCAATTCCCTGATAAATACCAAGAATATCCGAAAATCGCTAATATTGTTAATCAAGGAAAGAAACCGCTTTTAATTAGTGATGAGGATAATATTATTCCACCGCTACAAGTACTTAGTAACTTAATCGATCCAAAAGCGAAATTTCAAATTGTAGGAAAAAATCAGTTGCCAGAGATTACTAATGGCTTTAGCGACATATTTTTGTTCTTGTTCGAGCCGTCTGATTTCTTAAAAGCTGGAGTTGAAAAAGTTTATAACTCAAAGTTACAGCAGGTAGAAGACTTTCTCTGGAAAATAACAAAATCTAATTAA
- a CDS encoding TauD/TfdA family dioxygenase, producing the protein MSNKHIEVKQVAGFIGAEISGVDLSRPLHDDAVKEIRQALLKWKVVFFRGQNIDHAAQIAFTARFGEVTYAHPHEDEPIAGFSEILPIDRSRYERRNGLRRSSYESRWHTDVTAVVNPPAASILRAVNVPSFGGDTQWTNLVAAYEGLSAPLRALADTLKAEHRFNARLNFPSNSKIAQRIAANPLVSIHPVVRVHPETGERALYVNPGFTSHILDVSRQESDLLLELFFNQITKPAYTTRFRWNNGDIAFWDNRATSHLAPQDLDHLEVERVLYRTTITGDVPVGPDGFRSQVVEGEAFNSELPTVLKNKTEKQEAVAALS; encoded by the coding sequence ATGAGCAACAAACACATTGAAGTCAAACAGGTAGCAGGTTTCATCGGTGCCGAAATCAGCGGCGTAGATTTGTCGCGTCCTTTGCACGATGATGCAGTCAAAGAAATTCGTCAAGCGCTATTGAAGTGGAAAGTCGTGTTCTTTCGCGGTCAAAACATCGATCATGCGGCGCAGATTGCCTTCACGGCTCGTTTCGGCGAAGTGACTTACGCACATCCCCACGAAGATGAGCCGATTGCAGGTTTCTCAGAAATCCTGCCCATTGACCGTAGCCGTTACGAGCGGCGCAATGGTCTACGCCGTTCCAGCTACGAGAGCCGTTGGCACACCGATGTCACAGCAGTTGTCAACCCACCTGCGGCGTCAATTTTACGTGCGGTTAATGTCCCTAGTTTCGGTGGTGACACACAATGGACAAATTTAGTTGCAGCTTATGAGGGTCTATCAGCACCCCTGCGGGCGTTGGCAGACACATTAAAAGCCGAACATCGCTTCAATGCGCGTTTGAATTTCCCCAGCAACAGCAAGATTGCCCAGCGTATCGCAGCCAATCCCCTGGTTTCAATCCACCCAGTAGTAAGGGTTCATCCTGAGACTGGTGAACGCGCATTGTACGTCAACCCTGGCTTCACCTCGCACATTCTTGACGTATCACGACAAGAGAGCGATCTGCTGCTTGAGTTATTCTTCAACCAGATTACCAAGCCCGCCTACACCACCCGCTTCCGCTGGAATAACGGTGACATTGCCTTCTGGGACAACCGCGCCACCTCCCATTTGGCCCCTCAAGACTTGGATCATCTGGAAGTCGAGCGCGTCCTCTATCGCACCACCATCACGGGCGATGTTCCAGTTGGGCCCGATGGTTTCCGATCGCAAGTGGTTGAAGGTGAGGCGTTCAATAGCGAACTACCAACTGTATTGAAGAACAAAACTGAGAAGCAAGAAGCAGTAGCAGCGCTTTCATAA